From Carya illinoinensis cultivar Pawnee chromosome 5, C.illinoinensisPawnee_v1, whole genome shotgun sequence, one genomic window encodes:
- the LOC122310884 gene encoding transaldolase produces MATISRLTTPSPAASASTLKPRSSQPKTLIGFYSGSTFNAKVSSSKLAVRTNPAIRGPLVVRCSQGGNGSPAKRTVLHDLYEKEGQSPWYDNLCRPVTDLLPLIASGVRGVTSNPAIFQKAISSSNAYNDQFRELVQSGKDIEAAYWELVVKDIQDACKLFESIYDETDGGDGYVSVEVSPRLADDTQGTVEAAKWLHKVVNRPNVYIKIPATSACVPSIKEVISLGISVNVTLIFSLSRYEAVIDAYLDGLEASGLSDLSRITSVASFFVSRVDTLIDKKLEKIGSPEALDVRGKAAVAQAALAYQLYQKKFSGPRWEALVKKGAKKQRVLWASTSVKNPAYPDTLYVAPLIGPDSVSTMPDQALQAFIDHGTVSRTIDSNVSEAEGVYSALEKLGIDWNDVGIQLELEGVDSFKKSFESLLDTLQEKANSLKLISL; encoded by the exons ATGGCAACCATTTCCAGGCTCACCACACCGAGCCCTGCGGCTTCTGCATCTACTTTGAAACCCAGATCTTCGCAGCCTAAGACTTTGATCGGATTCTACAGCGGAAGCACTTTCAACGCCAAagtttcatcttccaaattaGCCGTTCGGACTAACCCCGCGATCAGGGGCCCTTTGGT TGTCAGATGTTCCCAAGGTGGAAATGGAAGTCCAGCAAAGAGAACAGTTCTTCATGATCTCTATGAGAAGGAAGGGCAGAGTCCTTGGTATGATAACCTATGCCGACCTGTTACAGATCTGCTTCCTCTGATTGCAAGTGGTGTAAGGGGTGTAACTAGCAACCCAGCG ATCTTCCAGAAAGCAATCTCTTCTTCAAATGCTTACAATGACCAGTTCAG GGAACTTGTTCAATCAGGAAAAGACATTGAAGCTGCATACTGGGAGCTTGTGGTGAAGgatattcaagatgcatgcaaACTTTTTGAGTCAATCTATGATGAAACAGATGGTGGTGATGGATATGTTTCTGTGGAAGTTTCCCCTAGACTTGCTGATGATACTCAAGGGACTGTAGAGGCTGCAAAATGGCTCCATAAAGTGGTTAATCGCCCCAATGTTTACATAAAGATTCCTGCTACATCTGCTTGTGTTCCTTCAATTAAGGAAGTTATTTCACTCGGCATAAGTGTCAATGTGACA CTCATATTCTCCCTTTCTAGATATGAAGCAGTCATTGATGCTTACTTGGATGGCCTTGAAGCTTCCGGGTTAAGTGACCTCTCCAGAATAACAAGTGTTGCTTCCTTCTTTGTCAGTCGAGTAGACACTCTCATTGACAAGAAGCTTGAGAAGATTGGAAGCCCAGAGGCCCTTGATGTTCGTGGAAAG GCTGCGGTTGCTCAAGCTGCTCTGGCATACCAGCTCTACCAGAAGAAATTCTCTGGTCCAAGATGGGAAGCTCTGGTGAAAAAAGGTGCCAAGAAGCAGAGGGTGCTGTGGGCCTCGACCAGTGTTAAGAATCCTGCCTACCCTGACACCTTATATGTTGCTCCTCTCATTGGACCTGATTCG GTCTCAACCATGCCAGACCAAGCTCTCCAAGCATTTATCGATCATGGTACCGTTTCAAGGACAATTGATTCGAATGTATCTGAAGCTGAAGGCGTTTACAGTGCACTTGAGAAGTTAGGCATTGACTGGAACGATGTTGGCATCCAGCTTGAACTTGAAGGTGTGGATTCTTTCAAGAAAAGCTTTGAAAGCCTGCTCGATACCCTGCAAGAGAAGGCAAACTCTCTCAAATTAATCAGCCTGTGA